Below is a window of Candidatus Kapaibacterium sp. DNA.
CCACCAGGGTGGGAACCATACTAGCCCTATCCGCGGCAATGAGAGGTAGAAGCCCACCTGAGCATCCCTCTGGTTCTCGCGGCTCAGGAAGACCCGTCGTTCCTCACGGCCCAGGGCAAAATCTAGACGCCACTCCATCCAGGGCATGAACATCCCCCAGGAGGTAGGCACGTTGAAGCGAAGCCCAATTCCGGCAACAACCGCTGCCTTATTCTCAGGCCGTTCATTGATTCGATTGAAGAGTGCTGCCCCTCCAAGTGTACCGTAGAAGTTCACCCGCCCATACGGGTTCGGAGTGGCGTGGATGCACAGCTCAAGAGCCTGGTAGATGTCTGGCCGGTCTTGTCCCCACGGCCGTTGGGGGCTCTTCAGTACCTTTGTGTTCCGGGAGTACACATAGGCTGCCTCCACACTGAGGTGGTCGAGAAACTCGTAGAAGAGGTGCAGTCCAAATGCCGGCAGTCCTTCGTAGGAGAAGGTCTGATCCTCTCCCGTCGGGAAACGGCGCAACTCGACAATAGTATTCGTCGCTGCGTGGAGTCCAATCCCGAAGGACTTGGAGTACAGATGCTTCCCTACCTCTTGCGCTAGTCCCGTAGTCACGAAGAGGCAGACGGAGACAGCGAGCTTGAAGAAAGCACGTGCCACCCGTGCAGTGGTTTCTGCTACTTGTTCGAATGTCCGCCCTGTTAGTTCGGCAATCTTCTCTACGACGTAACGCACAAACGCTGGTTCGTTCCGCTTGCCACGATGGGGATGGGGAGCCATGTAAGGGGCATCGGTCTCCACCATGAGGCGATCCTCGGGCACCCGTGCTATCAATGCTGCGACGGCACTCTTGCGGTAGGTGATGTTGCCCGTTACAGAGACATGGAAGCCCAGCCTCAAAGCGCGCTGCAGGTATGCTTCGTCACCGGAGAAGCAGTGCAATACCCCTTGCAGGCTGCCATCCTGTTCCTCTTCAAGTATCCGCAACACATCCGCATGCGCATCCCGGTTGT
It encodes the following:
- a CDS encoding TatD family hydrolase; the protein is MIDTHAHIDLPIFDDDRAAVLQRAHDTGVEAVIMPAISPQGFPKARHIADQFPEVYRAVGIHPHATLQADAAALAAVEEEATMPKVVAIGEIGLDYHYHDLAPPSVQQELFREQLRIAKRCNLPVIIHNRDAHADVLRILEEEQDGSLQGVLHCFSGDEAYLQRALRLGFHVSVTGNITYRKSAVAALIARVPEDRLMVETDAPYMAPHPHRGKRNEPAFVRYVVEKIAELTGRTFEQVAETTARVARAFFKLAVSVCLFVTTGLAQEVGKHLYSKSFGIGLHAATNTIVELRRFPTGEDQTFSYEGLPAFGLHLFYEFLDHLSVEAAYVYSRNTKVLKSPQRPWGQDRPDIYQALELCIHATPNPYGRVNFYGTLGGAALFNRINERPENKAAVVAGIGLRFNVPTSWGMFMPWMEWRLDFALGREERRVFLSRENQRDAQVGFYLSLPRIGLVWFPPWW